The window GATCGCGAATATGCCGGGGAATTGCGATTTTTTGGCTACTGACGCCCGGGTGTTTATCGATTGATTGGATCAGCCTGCCTCTTTGAAAGGATTCAATGATGATTCGTGTTTGCCTGCCGCTGCTGCTGATCATGGGCCTGACGACCTTGGCGCCGGCCGCCGCGCCACATCCACTTACTCCGCTCACTGCAGACGAAATCACGCAAGCCGTGGCCATCATCCGCCGCGAACAGCAACCGGCTGGTGATTTTCGTTTTCCCGTGCTCAATCTCCACGAGCCAACGAAGGATGAGTTGCAGCGCTTCGCCACTGGTGAAAAAGTGCCGCGGCGTGTCTTTGCTGTCGTGCTCGACCGAAACACGCAACGCAGCTTCGAAGCCACCGTCGATCTGACCTCGCAGAAGCTCGTTCAATGGAACGCCCTGCCGAATGTTCATCCGCTGGTGCTGTCGGCCGAATACATCGAGGTTGCCGACATCGTGCGGGCTGATCCGCAATGGCTGGCGGCGATGAAGAAGCGGGGCATCGATACGGAGAAGGAAATTGAAGAGGTCAATCTCGATTGTTGGGCGCCGGGCGTGCTTGAGGTGAAGGGCTCCGAAGGGGCTCGGCTGATGCGGGTGATTTCGTTTCAGCGGGCCGGCGGGATTAATGCCTATGGCCGACCGATCGAGGGCGTTGTCGTTGCCGTCGACATCGACAAAAAGAAGGTCGTCCAGTTCATCGACACCGGCGTCGTGCCGATCTCGGCAGATGGCGGCACCGATTTTTTTCAGGAGGAAGAAGTCAGCGAACGGCCACAACCGAAGCGGCTTGTTGTTTCTCAGCCAGACGGAGTCGACTTCACCGTGAATGGCAACGAAGTTCGTTGGCAGAAGTGGCGATTCCGTTTTCAGATGCACGCCCGCGAAGGGCTCGTGCTGCACACGGTTGGTTATGAAGACGGACTCGACGAACAGCGGCAACCGAAAGTTCGCTCGATACTGCATCGCGCATCGATTGCCGAAATGGTCGTTCCGTATGGCGACGCATCGGCAGCCTGGAACTGGCGAAGTGCCTTCGATCAGGGAGAGTATGGCCTGGGGAAGACTTGCAATCGTTTGAGTAAAGGGCACGATGTGCCGGCCAACGCCCAGCTATTCGACGCGGTGTTTGCCGATGATTTGGGCAAGCCGGACGTCAGAGAGCGCGCGGTCGCCATCTACGAGCAGGATGGCGGCATTTTGTGGAAGCACTACGACGAGACTTCGAGCAAGGTCGAAACGCGTCGGGCGCGACAGCTGGCCGTCACCTCGGTCACCACCGTTGGCAACTACGACTATTGTGTGAACTGGATCTTTCATCAGGATGGCACCCTCGAAGCCCGCGTCGATCTCACGGGTATCTTGCTGGCGAAGGGTGTCACGCCGCAGTTGTGTGAAAAATGTGCAGCCGCTGCGGCGGGCAAGATCGCGGTGGCGACAGGCGATCAGAGATATGGCACGCTGGTGAGCAAGAGCATCGTTGCGCCGAATCATCAGCACATTTTTAGCTTCCGCCTCGATTTCGATGTTGATGGCCGCGAAAACAGCGTGGTGGAGACCAGCGTGAAGCCGGCGCCGGTAGGCGAAGCAAATCCAGCGAGCAACGCCTTCATCCATATCGAAACGCCGCTGAAAACCGAAGCGATAGCACGGCGCGATCTCAACTTACTGGAACATCGCCGCTGGAAAATCTTTAACAGCAGCAAGCCGAATTCGCTTGGCCATTTCGCCGGCTATCTGCTCGAACCGGGCGCGAACTGCGTTCCCAAGGTCAGCGAGAAATCCACCACGGGGCAGCGGGCCGGCTACATCAATCATCACTTCTGGGCGACTCGTCACAAGGACAATGAATTGCACTCAGCCGGCGACTATCCTCGCCAGCGCGGAACCAGCGACGGCTTGCCGCTGTGGAGCGGCGACGAATCGCTCGAGCAGCAGGATGTGGTAGCGTGGTACACAATGACCGTCACGCACGTGCCGCGGGCCGAGGAATGGCCTGTGATGTCGGCCACGCGGGCCGGGTTCTCGCTCGTGCCGAGCGGGTTCTTCACTCGCAATCCGGCGCTCGATGTCCCTGCCGAAACCGCGCCGCGGGCTGCGGAAGAATAGCTGAGGGAGGTGAGCGACGCCCTCGCATTTTCGCACCAGATCATCGACAATACGCCGAGCCGCTCCAACTCCCTTCGGACTCCCGCCATGAAACTCCATCATCTCTGCTGCTTGCTGATCGTTGGTGGTCAGCTGGCCCAAGCCGAAGACTGGCTGCAGTTTCGCGGCGCAAACTCCACCGGTCTGGCTCCCGCGGGCGCCGCGCTGCCAAGTGAAGTCGGGCCTGAGAAAAATGTCGTCTGGAAGGTGCCGCTGCCGCCAGGACATTCTTCGCCGGTGCTGGTGAAGAATCGGATCTACGTAACAGGTGTGCGCGACAAGACGAAGTTGCTGACGATCGCGCTCGATCGCGCGACGGGGCAGATTGTGTGGGAACAGGAAGCGCCGCACAAAGAACTCGAAAAAGTTCACAGCATCGGCAACCACGCGCAGTCGAGCCCCGCGGCCGATGGCGAACGAGTTGTCAGCTTTTTTGGTTCGAGTGGCTTGTTTTGCTACGATCACGCGGGCAAGTTGCTCTGGCAAAAGCCGATGGGGCCGTTCAACAACGATTTCGGCGCCGGCAGTTCGCCGATCATCGTGGGCAATCGCGTCATCTTGTGTCAGGATCACGATCAAGGCGCGTTCGTCGCCGCGTACGACAAGACGACCGGCGAGCAACTCTGGCATGTCGATCGCCAAGCCGATTACTCGCGCAACTGGTGTACGCCGGTGATTTGGAATGTCGCGGGCAAACAGCAAATGGTGCTCGCCGGCACTCTGAAGGTGGCCGGTTACGATATCGAGACCGGCAAGCAAATCTGGACCGTTCGCGGCGTATCGCGGGTCGTCTGCACGACGCCGGTGATTGGCGACGATCAGAATTTGTACGTGGCTGGGTGGTCGGCGGGCGCTGATCCGGGCGAGCGGATTGTACTCGATGAATTCGAAAAGGTCGCGCTGGAATTCGACAAGAATAAGGACGGCGTGTTTGAGGAAGACGAACTGCCGAAGGGCGCGCTCAAGCAGCGATTCTCGCAGTGCGATCGTGACAAGGATGGCAAGATCACGAAGACCGAATACGACGAATTCCGGATGCTGTTTGATCAATCGCAGAACGTGATGATCTCGATCGCGCCCGGCGGCGTGGGCGATTGCACCGAAACGCATGTCCGCTGGCGGGTGGAGAAGTTCATCCCGTTTTGTGCCTCGCCGCTGTACTACAACGGCAGAGTTTTC is drawn from Anatilimnocola floriformis and contains these coding sequences:
- a CDS encoding primary-amine oxidase; the protein is MIRVCLPLLLIMGLTTLAPAAAPHPLTPLTADEITQAVAIIRREQQPAGDFRFPVLNLHEPTKDELQRFATGEKVPRRVFAVVLDRNTQRSFEATVDLTSQKLVQWNALPNVHPLVLSAEYIEVADIVRADPQWLAAMKKRGIDTEKEIEEVNLDCWAPGVLEVKGSEGARLMRVISFQRAGGINAYGRPIEGVVVAVDIDKKKVVQFIDTGVVPISADGGTDFFQEEEVSERPQPKRLVVSQPDGVDFTVNGNEVRWQKWRFRFQMHAREGLVLHTVGYEDGLDEQRQPKVRSILHRASIAEMVVPYGDASAAWNWRSAFDQGEYGLGKTCNRLSKGHDVPANAQLFDAVFADDLGKPDVRERAVAIYEQDGGILWKHYDETSSKVETRRARQLAVTSVTTVGNYDYCVNWIFHQDGTLEARVDLTGILLAKGVTPQLCEKCAAAAAGKIAVATGDQRYGTLVSKSIVAPNHQHIFSFRLDFDVDGRENSVVETSVKPAPVGEANPASNAFIHIETPLKTEAIARRDLNLLEHRRWKIFNSSKPNSLGHFAGYLLEPGANCVPKVSEKSTTGQRAGYINHHFWATRHKDNELHSAGDYPRQRGTSDGLPLWSGDESLEQQDVVAWYTMTVTHVPRAEEWPVMSATRAGFSLVPSGFFTRNPALDVPAETAPRAAEE
- a CDS encoding outer membrane protein assembly factor BamB family protein, producing the protein MKLHHLCCLLIVGGQLAQAEDWLQFRGANSTGLAPAGAALPSEVGPEKNVVWKVPLPPGHSSPVLVKNRIYVTGVRDKTKLLTIALDRATGQIVWEQEAPHKELEKVHSIGNHAQSSPAADGERVVSFFGSSGLFCYDHAGKLLWQKPMGPFNNDFGAGSSPIIVGNRVILCQDHDQGAFVAAYDKTTGEQLWHVDRQADYSRNWCTPVIWNVAGKQQMVLAGTLKVAGYDIETGKQIWTVRGVSRVVCTTPVIGDDQNLYVAGWSAGADPGERIVLDEFEKVALEFDKNKDGVFEEDELPKGALKQRFSQCDRDKDGKITKTEYDEFRMLFDQSQNVMISIAPGGVGDCTETHVRWRVEKFIPFCASPLYYNGRVFMMKDGGIFSSVDAETGKLKRTARVPGTGDFYCSPVGGDGKIFLISDDGKLTVTSAEDQWKVLSTADLEEPAFATPAIADSKLYIRTVGHLYCFGNK